In Ovis canadensis isolate MfBH-ARS-UI-01 breed Bighorn chromosome 3, ARS-UI_OviCan_v2, whole genome shotgun sequence, one DNA window encodes the following:
- the CDC42EP3 gene encoding cdc42 effector protein 3, whose protein sequence is MPAKTPIYLKAANNKKGKKFKLRDILSPDMISPPLGDFRHTIHIGKEGQHDVFGDISFLQGNYELLPGNQEKAHMGQFPGHNEFFRANSTSDSMFTETPSPVLKNAISLPTIGGSQALMLPLLSPVTFSSKQESFGPGKLPRLSCEPVMEEKVPEKSSMLENGTVHQGDVSWGSSGSASQSSQGRDSHSSSLSEQYPDWAAEDMFDHPAPCELVKEKTKSEESLSDLTGSLLSLQLDLGPSFLDEVLNVMDKNK, encoded by the coding sequence ATGCCAGCCAAAACCCCAATCTACCTGAAAGCTGCCAataacaagaaaggaaagaaatttaaacTGAGGGACATCTTGTCTCCCGATATGATCAGTCCGCCCCTCGGAGACTTCCGCCACACCATCCACATCGGCAAGGAGGGCCAGCACGACGTCTTCGGAgatatttcctttctccaaggcaACTATGAGCTTCTACCCGGAAACCAGGAGAAAGCACACATGGGCCAGTTCCCGGGGCATAATGAGTTCTTCCGGGCCAACAGCACCTCCGACTCCATGTTCACAGAAACACCCTCACCGGTGCTCAAAAACGCCATCTCTCTCCCGACCATCGGAGGGTCCCAAGCCCTCATGTTGCCCTTGTTGTCCCCGGTGACATTCAGTTCCAAGCAGGAGTCCTTTGGGCCAGGAAAGCTGCCCCGGCTTAGCTGTGAGCCGGTCATGGAGGAGAAGGTTCCAGAGAAAAGCAGTATGTTGGAGAACGGGACGGTCCACCAGGGGGACGTCTCGTGGGGGTCGAGCGGGTCCGCATCACAGTCCAGCCAGGGGAGGGACAGCCACTCTTCCAGCCTCTCCGAACAGTACCCCGACTGGGCAGCGGAGGACATGTTTGACCATCCCGCCCCTTGCGAGCTCGTCAAGGAAAAGACTAAATCAGAGGAGTCCCTCTCTGACCTCACGGGTTCCCTCCTGTCCCTGCAGCTTGATCTGGGGCCCTCCTTTCTGGATGAGGTGCTGAATGTCATGGATAAAAATAAGTAA